From the genome of bacterium, one region includes:
- a CDS encoding carboxymuconolactone decarboxylase family protein: MEEEAPLAESAHNKQKMIDKKLRKFRRESPEVIESFLNFWRQAKQPSAIPEKYKELIQFAIVLASHCELCIYKHVKLCLLAGATRAEIFDAAAQALAVGDSIVYEYLAYVVDALDYYEPVIKGNENLSGKT; this comes from the coding sequence ATGGAGGAGGAAGCACCTCTTGCAGAAAGTGCGCACAACAAGCAGAAAATGATTGACAAAAAACTTCGGAAGTTCAGAAGAGAAAGCCCTGAGGTTATAGAATCGTTTCTTAACTTCTGGCGGCAGGCTAAGCAACCATCAGCTATCCCAGAAAAATATAAAGAATTAATACAGTTTGCAATCGTTCTGGCGTCGCATTGTGAACTTTGTATATACAAGCATGTTAAGTTGTGTCTTCTTGCCGGGGCTACTCGCGCCGAAATATTTGATGCCGCCGCACAAGCGTTGGCTGTCGGGGATAGTATAGTTTATGAGTATCTCGCCTATGTCGTTGATGCGCTCGATTATTACGAACCTGTGATAAAAGGCAATGAAAACCTTTCGGGGAAAACCTGA